From one Triticum aestivum cultivar Chinese Spring chromosome 4B, IWGSC CS RefSeq v2.1, whole genome shotgun sequence genomic stretch:
- the LOC123092096 gene encoding probable protein phosphatase 2C 75, which yields MGSCLPAGQRPTEVAALPGKVGGGSRRGEEAPGRIAGIGTGNVACLFTRQGKKGTNQDAMVAWENFNGRSDTVFCGVFDGHGPHGHLVARKVRDTLPLKLCDLIYCDYGESPTSNSDGSVLEESLSPYPDAEDKSPTFTAQKEEHLEFFDLMKESFRKAFRVMDKELKLHRNIDSICSGTTAVTLIKQGQDLIVGNLGDSRAVLGTRDQNGHLVAHQLTVDLKPDHPREARRIKRCNGRVFAHQDEPDVARLWLPNCNSPGLAMARAFGDFCLKDFGLISVPEVTYRRIMEKDQFIVLATDGVWDVLSNQEVVEVVASCSGRSGAARAVVDLANQTWKFKYPTSKTDDCAVICLFLSKDAAAGGLSGLSVASKGIGSSPGMPPRLRTPQHFSKRVIPEDADDECDPNISGDERSLEGFTWLNTLLTLPKFGDTSPTKK from the exons ATGGGGTCGTGCCTGCCGGCAGGCCAGCGGCCGACGGAGGTGGCGGCACTACCCGGGAAGGTGGGAGGAGGCAgtaggaggggggaggaggccccCGGCAGGATTGCCGGGATTGGAACTGGCAATGTGGCTTGCCTCTTCACGCGGCAggggaagaagggcaccaaccaagACGCCATGGTCGCGTGGGAG AACTTCAATGGGAGATCAGACACAGTATTTTGTGGAGTTTTTGATGGTCATGGTCCACATGGACATCTCGTCGCGCGGAAAGTAAGAGATACTCTCCCTTTGAAGCTGTGTGATTTGATATATTGTGACTATGGAGAGAGCCCAACCAGCAATTCAGATGGATCAGTTTTAGAAGAGAGTTTATCTCCATACCCAGATGCAGAGGACAAATCTCCCACATTCACCGCACAGAAAGAAGAACATCTAGAATTCTTTGACTTAATGAAAGAGTCTTTCCGAAAAGCTTTTAGAGTTATGGATAAGGAGCTTAAATTACATCGGAACATAGATAGCATTTGCAGTGGAACTACCGCAGTTACTTTAATTAAACAG GGTCAGGACCTTATTGTCGGGAATCTAGGTGACTCTAGAGCTGTATTAGGCACTAGAGATCAGAACGGTCATTTGGTTGCCCATCAGTTGACAGTTGACCTGAAACCTGATCATCCAA GAGAGGCTAGGAGGATCAAGCGATGTAATGGACGGGTCTTTGCTCACCAGGATGAACCAGATGTGGCTCGCCTTTGGCTTCCTAACTGCAACTCTCCAGGCCTAGCAATGGCACGAGCTTTTGGTGATTTTTGTCTAAAGGATTTTGGGCTGATCTCTGTACCTGAGGTCACCTATAGGCGAATCATGGAGAAGGATCAGTTCATCGTCCTTGCCACTGATGGG GTGTGGGATGTTCTGTCCAACCAGGAAGTGGTGGAAGTTGTTGCCTCATGCTCTGGCCGTTCTGGCGCAGCTCGTGCTGTTGTTGATCTAGCAAATCAGACCTGGAAATTCAAGTACCCAACCTCCAAAACGGATGATTGTGCAGTGATCTGCCTTTTCCTGAGCAAAGATGCGGCTGCAGGTGGGTTATCAGGGCTTTCTGTTGCTAGCAAGGGAATTGGATCTAGTCCAGGGATGCCACCGCGATTAAGGACCCCCCAACACTTCAGTAAAAGGGTAATTCCAGAGGATGCCGATGATGAATGTGACCCAAATATAAGTGGAGATGAGAGGTCATTGGAGGGCTTCACCTGGTTGAACACGCTTTTGACACTACCAAAGTTTGGTGATACAAGTCCAACCAAGAAATGA